One genomic window of Pieris rapae chromosome 15, ilPieRapa1.1, whole genome shotgun sequence includes the following:
- the LOC110998202 gene encoding putative fatty acyl-CoA reductase CG5065, producing the protein MACLPFPSQEYVPVAEFYAEKSIFVTGGTGFMGKVLVEKLLRSCPKIKNIYLLMRPKRGQDVASRLSELTQSPLFETLRRERPQELTKIVPIVGDITEPELGISAADQTMLCQKVSIVFHSAATVKFDEKLKLSVTINMLGTQQLVQLCHRMLALEALVHVSTAYCNCEREAVEERVYAPPAHPEHVVTLVQTLPDDLVDRITPDLVGDRPNTYTFTKALAEDMLIKECGNLPVAIVRPSIVLSSVKEPVKGWVDNWNGPNGIIAAVGKGVFRSMLGTGNKVADLVPVDTVINLMIVCAWRTHLRRGEGVVVYNCCTGQQNPITWRRFVKTSFKYMRKHPFSGLVWYPGGDITNNRLKHRILMLLQHRAPAALFDILTAVTGNKPSMMRVQSKLEKASSCLEYFTTRQWAFSDDNVKALCTYLSPQDRTTFDFDVSKIDWDAYIESYVLGIRRFLFKESPETLPKSRAILWRLHIVHTLTKVATVFILWRFLFSRSKALRTLWHRIWDLLSRIARLLPIA; encoded by the exons ATGGCTTGCCTTCCCTTCCCGAGCCAGGAGTATGTGCCTGTCGCCGAGTTTTACGCCGAGAAGTCTATATTTGTCACGGGGGGAACGGGATTTATGGGAAAG GTGTTAGTCGAGAAATTGTTGCGAAGCTGTCCTAAAATAAAGAACATATATTTGTTGATGAGACCTAAACGGGGTCAGGATGTGGCGTCACGGCTTAGCGAACTTACACAGTCACCG TTATTCGAGACATTAAGAAGAGAGAGACCGCAGGAGTTGACCAAAATAGTTCCGATAGTGGGAGACATTACGGAGCCGGAATTGGGCATCAGCGCTGCCGATCAAACCATGCTGTGTCAAAAG GTGTCAATAGTGTTCCATTCAGCTGCAACTGTCAAGTTTGATGAGAAACTGAAACTGTCGGTAACCATCAATATGCTGGGAACTCAACAGTTGGTTCAATTGTGTCATCGTATGCTAGCTTTGGAA GCCCTAGTACACGTTTCCACAGCGTACTGCAACTGCGAGCGCGAAGCAGTCGAGGAGAGAGTGTACGCGCCTCCAGCGCACCCGGAACACGTTGTCACACTGGTGCAGACGCTGCCAGATGACCTGGTCGATAGGATCACGCCGGATCTAGTCG GTGACAGaccaaatacatatacatttaccAAAGCTTTGGCGGAAGACATGCTTATCAAGGAATGCGGAAATCTGCCGGTAGCCATCGTCAGACCTTCGATTG TGCTGTCGTCTGTCAAAGAGCCAGTAAAAGGATGGGTAGACAACTGGAACGGTCCCAACGGGATAATTGCGGCGGTTGGAAAGGGTGTCTTCAGGTCCATGTTGGGCACTGGGAACAAGGTGGCAGACCTGGTTCCTGTGGATACTGTAATTAATCTGATGATAGTCTGTGCTTGGAGGACGCATTTGAGACG tgGCGAAGGGGTAGTCGTATATAACTGTTGTACCGGACAACAGAACCCCATCACGTGGCGTCGCTTTGTCAAGACCAGCTTTAAATACATGAGAAAACATCCCTTTA GTGGCCTAGTGTGGTACCCTGGAGGAGACATCACGAACAATCGTCTTAAACATCGGATTCTGATGTTACTTCAGCATCGGGCACCGGCAGCTCTCTTTGATATCCTCACTGCTGTTACGGGAAATAAACCTTC aatgaTGCGCGTTCAAAGCAAATTAGAAAAGGCCTCGTCCTGCTTAGAGTACTTCACGACGCGGCAATGGGCGTTCAGCGACGACAACGTGAAAGCCCTCTGCACCTATCTCTCGCCACAGGATCGGACCACTTTCGACTTCGACGTCAGCAAGATCGACTGGGACGCGTACATCGAGTCGTACGTTTTGGGCATCAGGAGGTTTCTCTTCAAGGAGAGCCCCGAAACGTTGCCAAAGTCGCGAGCTATTTTATGGCG GTTACACATAGTTCATACTTTAACCAAAGTGGCGACAGTTTTCATCCTTTGGCGATTTTTGTTCAGTCGCTCGAAAGCTCTTCGGACGCTTTGGCATCGAATCTGGGACTTATTATCTAGAATTGCCCGCCTCCTACCGATCGCCTGa